A window of the Salvelinus alpinus chromosome 3, SLU_Salpinus.1, whole genome shotgun sequence genome harbors these coding sequences:
- the sstr2a gene encoding somatostatin receptor type 2 produces MDPWPLLPSPPNLSLPEPLYYDSYFPGNESDLGSRNDTPDETHQAFDKTSSVVITFIYFTVCAVGLTGNTLVIYVILRYAKMKTVTNIYILNLAVADVLCMLSLPFIAMQLALVHWPFGAVLCRLVMTVDSLNQFTSIFCLTVMSVDRYLAVVHPIKSTKWRKPRVAKLINLTVWGVSLLVNLPIMIFSGLMPNNNQAWACTIVWPEPQGAYQTAFMFYTFLLGFFLPLIVICLCYLLIIIKVKSSGMRVGSTKRKRSERKVTRMVSIVVAMFVLCWLPFYVFNVTSVTGTIDTTPVLKSTFEFVVVLGYANSCANPILYAFLSDNFKKSFQNVLCLKKVAGLDEAERSDSRMERTRMVNDVTAEMHNAALLNGELQTSI; encoded by the exons ATGGATCCCTGGCCTCTCCTTCCGTCACCCCCCAACCTCTCACTCCCCGAGCCCCTGTACTACGACAGCTACTTCCCAGGGAACGAGTCTGACCTGGGGTCCCGGAATGACACTCCGGACGAGACCCACCAGGCCTTCGATAAGACCAGCTCCGTAGTCATCACCTTCATCTACTTCACGGTGTGCGCCGTGGGGCTGACCGGCAACACCTTGGTGATCTATGTTATCCTGCGCTACGCCAAGATGAAGACGGTGACTAATATCTATATCCTGAACCTGGCCGTTGCCGACGTCCTCTGTATGCTGAGTTTACCTTTCATCGCCATGCAGCTGGCCCTGGTCCACTGGCCCTTCGGCGCCGTACTCTGCCGCCTGGTCATGACTGTGGACTCCCTCAACCAGTTCACCTCCATCTTCTGCCTCACGGTCATGAGCGTCGACCGCTACCTGGCCGTGGTCCACCCCATAAAGTCCACCAAGTGGCGGAAGCCACGCGTGGCTAAGCTCATCAACCTGACCGTGTGGGGAGTGTCCCTGCTGGTCAACCTGCCAATCATGATCTTCAGCGGTCTGATGCCCAATAATAACCAGGCTTGGGCGTGTACCATTGTGTGGCCGGAGCCTCAGGGGGCCTATCAGACGGCCTTCATGTTCTACACCTTCCTCCTAGGTTTCTTCCTACCGCTCATCGTCATCTGCCTCTGTTACCTGCTCATCATCATCAAG GTAAAGTCGTCAGGCATGCGCGTGGGCTCCACTAAGCGTAAGCGTTCGGAGAGGAAGGTGACCAGGATGGTGTCCATCGTAGTGGCCATGTTCGTGCTCTGCTGGCTGCCCTTCTACGTGTTCAACGTCACCTCGGTGACTGGCACCATCGACACCACGCCCGTCCTCAAGAGCACCTTCGAGTTTGTGGTGGTGCTGGGCTACGCCAACAGCTGTGCCAACCCCATCCTGTACGCGTTCCTGTCAGACAACTTCAAGAAGAGCTTTCAGAACGTTCTGTGCTTGAAGAAGGTGGCGGGCCTGGATGAGGCGGAGCGCAGCGACAGCCGAATGGAGCGGACGCGCATGGTCAACGACGTCACCGCGGAAATGCACAACGCCGCGCTGCTCAATGGCGAGCTGCAGACCAgcatctga